In Sphaeramia orbicularis chromosome 10, fSphaOr1.1, whole genome shotgun sequence, the following proteins share a genomic window:
- the mid1ip1l gene encoding mid1-interacting protein 1-like, which yields MMQINSDSASNKHSLINVMHRFIAAANNMDETIMVPSLLRDMPLEEQVASEVEANNNEPPCPQKQRDMYEHYLLLKSIKNDMEWGLLKREMSSGASFLEMAVKQEEQQPVTVDLHMDDNTDLEHQFHYHLRGLFGVLSKLTVQADDLTNRYKREIGGGNFMR from the coding sequence ATGATGCAGATCAACAGCGACTCAGCCAGCAACAAACACTCCCTCATCAACGTCATGCACCGCTTCATAGCCGCTGCCAATAACATGGATGAGACCATCATGGTGCCCAGTCTACTGCGAGACATGCCTCTGGAGGAGCAGGTGGCGAGTGAAGTGGAGGCCAACAACAACGAACCACCGTGCCCTCAAAAGCAGAGAGACATGTACGAGCACTACCTGCTTCTAAAGTCCATAAAGAACGACATGGAGTGGGGTCTCCTGAAGAGGGAGATGAGCAGCGGGGCCAGCTTCCTGGAGATGGCAGTGAAGCAGGAGGAGCAGCAGCCAGTGACCGTAGATCTACATATGGATGACAACACAGACCTGGAGCATCAGTTTCACTACCACCTCAGGGGACTGTTTGGAGTTCTCTCCAAGCTCACAGTGCAAGCGGACGACCTCACCAACAGATACAAGAGAGAGATCGGAGGAGGAAACTTCATGAGATAG